The window ACCAGTGATAAAACCGTTGTCACTGCCAATAATTTTGAGGCATACTGGCTGTTCTTGTTATACTGCAGGGCAAACATGGCTCCCGTAGCTGCGCTGGGACAGGCGGAGGCAACTAAAATGGTGATTGCAATGGCATGATCCACCCTGACTGCCAAAAGAAGCAGCAGGGTCATGAGAGGGATCACAAGGAGTTTTGCTGCGCTGATCATATAGGTCCTGGGACTTTTTAAACAGGAAAGCAGTTCACTTTCCGCCAGATTCATACCGGAAACCAGCATTGCCACCGGCGTGTTCATGGCCCCGATCATTGACAATGGATTTCCTACTACCTCCGGCAAACGAATTCCCTTTACAAAAAAGAGAATCCCTGCTCCGATCGCCACGGTGGATGGATTGATGAAATTTTTTATGGTTGACATGAGCTTTCCATCCCTGCCCTTCATGAGCATGATTCCATGGGACCAGATCAGGATATTGAATACGGTTATATAAGCTGTCATAAAAAACACGCCTTTTATTCCCAGCAGCCCGCTGATAATGGGAATGCCCACAAAACCGCAGTTAGAATAGACCATGGAAATTCTTTCCACCGCCATT of the Lacrimispora indolis DSM 755 genome contains:
- a CDS encoding AEC family transporter, whose translation is MDLAHITVNKIVEMFIIMLIGAAALKSGIADTGTSKKMSSILLNVITPCMIVMSYQMEFDRDLLIGLMVTVGVSGASFFLAILLSGILIKARENPEMAVERISMVYSNCGFVGIPIISGLLGIKGVFFMTAYITVFNILIWSHGIMLMKGRDGKLMSTIKNFINPSTVAIGAGILFFVKGIRLPEVVGNPLSMIGAMNTPVAMLVSGMNLAESELLSCLKSPRTYMISAAKLLVIPLMTLLLLLAVRVDHAIAITILVASACPSAATGAMFALQYNKNSQYASKLLAVTTVLSLVTIPAVMLVGGMVL